The following coding sequences lie in one Asterias amurensis chromosome 18, ASM3211899v1 genomic window:
- the LOC139950616 gene encoding uncharacterized protein — protein sequence MALYIRLICFCLIVGCMDVLGQHHSSPFEDTVEWTIPTPVCRVNTKVSINTTAQLICQLKSFQGNESVRLKWLFSCARSVLVEEKSSSFAPNHLFSEMDNYREFTCVAGPHNHGPNCSLTPLQIPTNVTLRIVDNGTDDGTITFKCDAEAVPRVTSYVWGVLGAESSSDNNSVELQGDDKRISDNGTVLVISLGNIASRSVLVACTASNELGLTASDTCKYQFVPNQSVPTTPAMLTMVSTIDVDMSDAGKLVKIVLSVLIITTITTVSCIWILRFMRLQRRKTSGGKFDGVALSDRQGRSSGQRRRLCVNDIHVLTGSSEDNAIIMMNVGSVESPVDVSSPEVPRSSLPLHPSRQGDEERRGNPGEGGKKNDELGDECGCALVAGSTLLDARGASNEPCHGSCQRNRKQITTHQEDDDLQESSQPLQSDPLFREPLGEDQQWGVWDAVQDAAEGGSKKDIESEPLHYGYCLINPESSSQTVNKSHPAGGITQVDCGYASISIDDILDQDLDPEKHTSSGSPSRASGYSNKKVCVVTPLCQPPRYLMNHGISTSLTPSSQDVLYAVPHKPQCKPNKPASIGDSSKAKKGHRGTTSGSQTSKKSELIYAVPDKPGTPTASSSNRQQQSISCEPPVYAVLEADNNEKSE from the coding sequence ATGGCTCTTTATATTCGGTTGATATGCTTTTGTTTAATAGTTGGATGTATGGATGTTTTGGGACAGCACCACAGCAGCCCATTTGAAGACACGGTCGAATGGACGATTCCAACCCCTGTTTGTAGGGTTAACACCAAGGTCTCCATAAACACCACGGCACAATTAATATGCCAACTTAAGTCTTTTCAAGGCAATGAAAGCGTTAGATTAAAGTGGCTCTTTTCGTGCGCGAGGAGTGTTCTTGTGGAAGaaaaatcatcatcatttgCTCCAAACCACCTTTTCAGTGAAATGGACAACTACCGGGAATTCACTTGTGTTGCTGGTCCTCATAACCACGGGCCAAACTGCTCGTTAACTCCGTTGCAGATTCCAACAAACGTAACACTTCGTATTGTGGACAACGGAACAGATGACGGCACCATTACGTTTAAATGTGACGCAGAAGCCGTCCCTCGCGTTACGTCTTACGTGTGGGGCGTGTTAGGAGCTGAAAGCTCTTCGGATAATAATTCGGTGGAACTTCAAGGTGACGACAAACGAATATCTGACAATGGCACTGTCCTAGTCATCTCACTCGGGAACATTGCTTCAAGGTCTGTATTAGTTGCTTGCACAGCGTCAAATGAGCTGGGATTGACTGCGTCAGATACGTGTAAGTATCAATTTGTCCCGAATCAAAGCGTTCCTACAACACCCGCCATGCTGACAATGGTATCAACCATAGATGTCGACATGAGTGACGCAGGCAAACTTGTCAAGATCGTTTTATCGGTTTTGATTATTACCACAATCACTACTGTTTCGTGCATCTGGATTTTGAGGTTCATGAGATTGCAAAGGAGGAAGACATCCGGAGGCAAATTTGATGGGGTAGCATTGAGCGATAGACAAGGCAGGTCTTCGGGACAACGCCGTAGGCTCTGCGTCAATGATATCCACGTCTTGACTGGAAGTTCAGAAGACAATGCCATCATAATGATGAATGTTGGAAGTGTGGAATCCCCAGTTGACGTATCATCACCGGAAGTTCCGAGAAGCTCACTCCCTCTGCATCCAAGCCGTCAGGGGGACGAAGAGAGACGCGGCAACCCCGGGGAAGGAGGTAAAAAGAACGATGAGCTGGGTGATGAGTGTGGTTGCGCCCTTGTAGCTGGAAGTACTTTGCTGGACGCACGTGGTGCTTCAAACGAACCCTGTCATGGATCATGCCAAAGGAACCGGAAACAAATCACCACGCACCAAGAGGATGATGATCTTCAGGAGTCGAGTCAACCTCTTCAATCAGATCCTCTCTTTAGAGAACCTCTTGGAGAAGATCAACAGTGGGGTGTTTGGGATGCAGTTCAAGACGCAGCAGAGGGCGGCTCTAAGAAGGACATTGAATCCGAACCTCTGCACTACGGTTATTGTCTGATTAACCCAGAGTCATCATCTCAGACCGTCAACAAGTCGCATCCAGCAGGTGGAATAACTCAAGTCGACTGTGGATATGCTTCCATAAGCATTGATGATATCTTAGACCAGGATCTAGACCCTGAGAAGCACACCTCTTCAGGTAGCCCTTCTCGAGCAAGTGGGTACTCCAATAAGAAAGTATGTGTTGTTACGCCTCTTTGCCAACCACCCCGATACTTAATGAATCATGGGATATCAACCTCTTTGACACCTTCGAGCCAGGATGTTTTGTACGCTGTCCCACATAAGCCACAATGCAAACCCAACAAGCCTGCATCAATTGGAGATTCATCGAAAGCAAAGAAGGGACATCGTGGGACTACCTCGGGATCTCAAACTTCAAAGAAATCAGAGCTCATTTATGCTGTCCCTGATAAACCAGGGACACCAACTGCGTCGAGTTCTAATCGCCAGCAGCAATCTATTTCATGTGAACCACCGGTCTATGCGGTTCTTGAAGCCGACAACAACGAGAAGTCCGAATGA
- the LOC139950615 gene encoding uncharacterized protein produces MSQVATTQSSLSSIPTDLFLWWEEDFYSGKFICLPESRETFQHLDISDEQVSFSAFGSNGKLGGFNLSKKVPLLVNLCIDRILGLPNEVSGFVQVPPGLVPRLENQRKRKRLERLRLEWLLKELLHQEDSLASRLHVQSKVPQVTQATTNVFPRNCRSAWETDVKAHDNFNDGEMFQDYDGMSWCFLPVAVEGRDKGNWPIAALAHTVELMLPHRFLIQEDRVPPGSVKTVDDVLNRELLAAVARVKSALVKICPKLVHFCLDPALAYVWWGRGDVNKAEGMFLRIIDRIPNDLFTQSDIMGGQDMAGDVSLWTRQKALYLNEIGRMHSYFNQPQEAANFYKGAVDLISGFCQEIFPDCTIQSLMLQANAFDQGLMDTLKATRAAGLWDRVTSEPGCNPNLVQMAAESFLHCHAGYPLYNSTTEEEDQNTAWLLEARLRLQVLATSVPKVSLHLSLILAILGDDNAAEDAYMTYVQEYASHHPAFQQQIPGAVSMFIGAEMKNHPWWVFPNWAGKRSGRVTANKHLTVLPLHWRRVLRHCSCDMETFDGNQFNSSREASCRVAEVQSILPYLCLTQDGRLIGSFSENLPPLISVSLDPFTGALYLPEQFQEADTVTYGDIQDIGGRSDSRKDRFSFETFIPTPILTFDDSKDGRSVSLLTWQNRHTTVNDDGIPVVAETQSSKAKLVYSGCDGLCEINIAEVVLKAKKEVILQLLRNEGNDQNQERMKDASDFLDLCISKTKNMQYSFFKSAESSKRNPLEDVKVKLSSMTKNQLNDLLEPEFFNLKRVVLVGQSTAVIAFSTGLCQQSRSQSIDALVFLDCSNMGSFQNPVVQYPQRPDTVWKIPVKEGFKSNDGNILIVSEVSIYDHDKDRVYVFDNKGEIVHIHDELKISQVSNVCVKTDVGNDDMMVGTNRSRSKLILTDTKGTVHHQTKPIGALGIVEHFIAVFDMIFVSLRDRILVFDSSTLEPVQIVQDAALTDEAGSQRHVEREVGVLLTGERSFMKVLYKYEVASTSSPTSAPSSTASSTPSSEPSSSSTTDAHFRVILGVANHVFVLQRAKQSPKAPDEECPIITPPGPVTLITEVLVPGVPTEACFINRMAGFVVTASIFESSKLPLYRENLYWFDLNGHIRGIHPFLGQGPHGFYAVHLNEPNNMNAGRVEQVSVGKGADGDRGVWYLYFTDGLGGICCIKLHESLY; encoded by the coding sequence ATGTCTCAAGTGGCCACAACACAGTCATCTTTGTCTAGCATCCCAACGGATCTATTTTTGTGGTGGGAAGAGGATTTTTATTCTGGTAAATTTATATGTCTCCCTGAGAGCAGGGAAACCTTTCAGCATCTCGACATAAGCGATGAGCAGGTGAGCTTCTCTGCTTTCGGCTCAAATGGTAAGCTTGGAGGATTTAATTTATCCAAGAAGGTTCCACTCTTAGTGAACTTATGCATTGATAGGATTCTCGGACTGCCAAATGAGGTGAGCGGGTTTGTACAGGTACCTCCTGGGCTCGTTCCTCGTTTGGAGAATCAGAGAAAAAGGAAACGCCTTGAGCGCCTAAGACTTGAATGGCTTCTGAAAGAGCTACTCCACCAGGAGGATAGCCTTGCCTCCAGGCTACATGTCCAATCAAAAGTACCACAAGTGACTCAGGCGACCACCAATGTATTCCCTCGAAACTGCCGCTCAGCATGGGAAACAGATGTCAAGGCACACGATAATTTTAACGATGGCGAGATGTTTCAAGACTATGATGGGATGAGCTGGTGCTTCCTCCCAGTAGCTGTCGAAGGAAGGGACAAAGGCAACTGGCCAATCGCTGCTTTAGCTCATACAGTTGAGCTAATGCTTCCACATAGATTCTTGATCCAAGAGGATAGGGTACCACCTGGAAGTGTTAAAACAGTAGATGATGTGTTGAACAGAGAACTGCTAGCAGCTGTGGCTCGAGTTAAGTCTGCCCTTGTAAAAATCTGCCCAAAGCTTGTCCACTTCTGCCTGGATCCTGCCTTAGCATACGTATGGTGGGGAAGAGGGGATGTTAATAAAGCTGAGGGGATGTTTCTAAGGATTATTGACCGGATTCCGAATGACCTGTTTACTCAATCTGACATCATGGGTGGACAAGATATGGCTGGAGATGTTTCCCTATGGACCCGCCAGAAAGCATTGTACCTGAATGAAATCGGACGCATGCATTCGTACTTCAACCAACCACAGGAAGCTGCAAATTTTTACAAAGGAGCTGTTGATTTGATCTCGGGCTTCTGCCAAGAAATATTTCCTGATTGCACAATACAGAGCTTGATGCTCCAAGCCAATGCATTTGATCAAGGATTGATGGATACCTTAAAAGCTACCCGAGCAGCAGGTTTGTGGGATAGAGTTACTTCAGAGCCGGGGTGTAACCCCAATTTAGTCCAAATGGCTGCGGAATCATTCCTGCACTGCCATGCAGGTTACCCGTTGTATAATTCAACAACAGAAGAAGAAGACCAAAATACCGCTTGGTTGCTGGAAGCTAGGCTTCGGTTACAAGTTCTGGCCACTTCAGTGCCTAAGGTGAGCCTCCATCTCTCGCTGATCCTTGCGATACTTGGTGATGACAATGCAGCAGAAGATGCGTACATGACGTATGTCCAGGAATATGCATCTCATCACCCAGCATTTCAGCAGCAGATACCAGGAGCTGTGTCTATGTTTATTGGTGCAGAGATGAAGAATCATCCTTGGTGGGTATTTCCTAACTGGGCAGGCAAAAGATCTGGGAGAGTGACAGCAAACAAACATCTCACTGTGCTACCTTTACATTGGAGGAGGGTGTTGAGGCATTGTAGTTGTGATATGGAGACATTTGATGGAAACCAATTCAACAGCAGCCGGGAAGCCTCATGTCGCGTAGCCGAGGTGCAAAGTATCTTGCCCTACCTTTGCCTTACCCAAGACGGACGGTTGATTGGATCCTTCTCTGAAAATCTACCCCCACTGATCTCAGTATCTCTAGATCCTTTTACAGGGGCGTTGTATCTGCCTGAACAGTTTCAAGAGGCAGACACCGTAACTTACGGTGACATCCAAGATATCGGTGGAAGAAGTGATTCCAGGAAAGACCGTTTTAGTTTTGAAACCTTTATTCCAACGCCCATTTTGACATTTGATGACTCCAAAGATGGGAGATCAGTCTCTCTGCTGACATGGCAAAACAGACACACCACAGTTAATGATGATGGCATTCCGGTTGTCGCCGAAACACAAAGCTCTAAAGCGAAGCTTGTGTATTCTGGTTGTGAcggtctttgtgaaatcaatatAGCCGAGGTGGTTTTGAAGGCCAAGAAGGAAGTCATTCTGCAGCTTCTGAGAAATGAGGGAAACGATCAGAATCAAGAAAGGATGAAAGATGCTTCAGATTTTCTTGATTTATGTATCTCTAAGACAAAGAACATGCAGTACAGCTTCTTCAAATCTGCAGAATCCAGCAAGAGGAACCCCCTTGAAGATGTAAAAGTCAAACTGAGTAGCATGACTAAGAACCAGCTTAATGATTTGCTTGAGCCAGAATTCTTTAATCTCAAGAGGGTCGTTTTGGTTGGACAGTCGACAGCTGTTATAGCCTTTTCAACAGGCTTGTGTCAACAGTCCCGTTCTCAGTCCATCGATGCATTAGTTTTCTTGGACTGCTCCAATATGGGATCGTTTCAGAATCCAGTTGTTCAGTACCCGCAAAGGCCTGATACAGTCTGGAAGATACCAGTTAAAGAAGGATTCAAAAGTAACGATGGAAATATCTTGATTGTTTCAGAGGTTTCCATTTATGATCACGACAAAGACAGGGTGTATGTCTTCGATAATAAAGGAGAAATTGTACACATCCATGATGAACTAAAGATTAGTCAAGTATCAAATGTCTGTGTTAAAACGGATGTGGGAAATGATGACATGATGGTGGGTACCAACCGTAGCAGATCAAAGCTCATATTGACGGACACCAAAGGAACCGTGCACCACCAAACCAAACCGATTGGCGCGCTTGGAATCGTTGAACATTTTATCGCTGTGTTCGACATGATTTTTGTCTCTCTCAGGGACCGGATTCTTGTTTTTGATTCGAGTACACTTGAGCCTGTCCAAATTGTACAAGACGCTGCTCTTACCGATGAGGCTGGTTCCCAGCGTCATGTAGAGCGGGAAGTTGGTGTTCTCTTGACAGGGGAGAGGAGCTTCATGAAAGTCCTGTACAAGTACGAGGTTGCTTCGACATCCTCCCCCACTTCAGCCCCCTCCTCCACAGCCTCCTCTACCCCCTCCTCCGAACCCTCCTCATCCTCCACTACAGATGCTCACTTCAGGGTAATACTTGGAGTTGCCAACCATGTGTTTGTTCTTCAACGGGCTAAGCAGTCCCCGAAGGCTCCTGATGAGGAATGCCCCATAATCACTCCACCCGGACCAGTAACACTTATAACTGAAGTACTTGTGCCTGGTGTCCCCACAGAGGCGTGCTTCATCAATCGGATGGCAGGGTTCGTTGTTACAGCCTCGATATTTGAAAGCTCTAAACTACCACTGTATCGAGAAAACCTGTACTGGTTTGACCTAAATGGACACATCCGAGGCATTCACCCGTTTCTTGGGCAAGGGCCACATGGCTTTTACGCTGTACATCTCAATGAACCAAACAACATGAATGCAGGAAGAGTTGAACAAGTATCTGTAGGAAAAGGAGCCGATGGGGATCGGGGAGTATGGTACCTGTACTTCACAGATGGCCTGGGTGGAATATGCTGCATAAAACTTCACGAAAGTTTGTACTAA